Proteins from a genomic interval of Pecten maximus chromosome 13, xPecMax1.1, whole genome shotgun sequence:
- the LOC117341550 gene encoding uncharacterized protein LOC117341550, translating to MKTGLSTSDTPDSSIRSDDDDGDAKLLIEIVKKRDIEKFETFERKFSTAEAKMFSSESILHIVAVFGSSEMIECMKKWKGIEWDEEREIHEHIFGEALKGLTVSNATALYLATFLERTEMVRSLIKYSGEDNIRCCFRSLHLSDEMEEIYMLDQAEKLKTKFSKPRPTVIPGHRVGKDGKRTRAFIVYSIHENEASSYELSDGLGLVMVRNPYIYKKEGGCSEDGRKTVSSKDTKRAEKALSLHQKTLWANHSNLNIINVSPVIYRNNGDDIIEKPCIALYCSTKGVVPLGEPEFPKQLELEDGDFIDVDVHEGYFKRGRYNSRPSDQFHSTLKMGCDIGRSTPEYDARGNPLQLLGGTHGPFVKFNNNIGFLTCAHVLFDIPVTTKCVDYTHTGNNTVEVVQPSVGSTVFAGSPCGHVHRAIFNPQLDPSVDVAVVELTDPSRIPTAGQFANAKHSSYKNAGFDQLPEYNSGSIQEDLTHVGTARIVFKFGSSSDVTKGTLDVCGTHVRPPTTALGLPRCTEKVEMQNQYQVSGAHPTMTFFTEGDSGSQVFMKSDTGELVLIGMAIGHAYVGTHPFPLAVVTPIGAILKTLGTQYSIASFP from the exons ATGAAGACTGGCTTGTCGACGTCGGATACTCCAGACTCTTCAATACGAAGTGATGATGACGATGGAG ATGCGAAATTGCTCATCGAAATCGTGAAGAAGAGAGACATCGAAAAGTTTGAAACTTTTGAAAGGAAATTTTCGACAGCAGAAGCAAAGATGTTTTCTTCCGAAAGCATTCTTCATATTGTGGCTGTGTTTGGCTCATCAGAAATGATAGAATGTATGAAGAAATGGAAGGGCATCGAATGGGATGAAGAAAGAGAGATCCACGAACACATATTCGGTGAAGCGTTGAAGGGATTAACAGTCAGTAATGCCACGGCGTTGTATTTGGCGACTTTTTTGGAGAGAACGGAGATGGTACGCTCGCTCATCAAATATTCTGGAGAAGACAACATTAGATGCTGCTTTCGGAGCTTACACCTCAGTGACGAAATGGAAGAGATATACATGTTGGATCAAGccgaaaaattgaaaacaaaattttctaAACCTCGACCCACCGTCATTCCAGGACATCGCGTGGGAAAAGATGGAAAACGCACTCGGGCTTTCATTGTATATTCAATACATGAAAATGAGGCTTCAAGCTATGAACTTAGTGATGGCCTCGGTTTAGTTATGGTTCGAAATCCGTACATTTATAAGAAAGAGGGGGGATGCAGCGAAGATGGAAGGAAGACGGTTTCATCTAAAGACACAAAACGAGCTGAAAAGGCTCTATCACTTCATCAGAAGACTCTTTGGGCGAACCATAGTAACTTAAACATTATAAACGTCAGTCCTGTGATATACCGGAACAACGGAGACGACATCATCGAAAAGCCATGCATCGCACTATACTGTAGTACAAAGGGCGTAGTGCCACTCGGGGAACCAGAGTTCCCTAAACAGTTAGAGTTAGAAGACGGTGATTTTATTGATGTTGATGTACACGAAGGTTATTTCAAACGAGGCAGATATAATTCGCGGCCAAGTGATCAATTTCATTCAACTCTCAAAATGGGTTGTGATATCGGAAGATCAACTCCTGAATATGATGCACGAGGGAATCCCCTTCAGTTACTTGGAGGCACACATGGTCCGTTTGTGAAGTTTAATAACAATATTGGATTTCTTACCTGCGCACACGTGTTGTTTGATATTCCAGTTACAACAAAATGTGTAGATTATACACACACCGGTAACAACACAGTTGAAGTCGTACAACCTTCAGTTGGTTCAACGGTTTTTGCAGGTTCTCCATGTGGACATGTACATAGAGCTATTTTCAATCCGCAGCTGGATCCAAGCGTTGATGTCGCTGTTGTAGAGCTCACTGATCCGAGTAGAATACCAACTGCAGGCCAATTTGCCAATGCGAAACACAGTAGTTACAAAAATGCAG gGTTTGACCAACTTCCTGAGTATAACAGTGGATCCATCCAAGAAGACTTAACACATGTCGGTACAGCACGCATTGTGTTTAAATTTGGAAGTTCTAGTGACGTCACAAAAGGAACACTAGATGTGTGTGGAACTCACGTAAGACCACCGACCACGGCACTCGGCTTACCTAGATGTACGGAGAAGGTCGAAATGCAAAACCAGTATCAAGTGAGTGGTGCCCATCCAACAATGACGTTTTTCACAGAGGGCGACTCCGGTTCACAGGTGTTTATGAAGTCTGACACGGGTGAATTAGTATTAATAGGAATGGCTATCGGACATGCGTATGTAGGTACCCACCCATTTCCATTAGCAGTTGTTACGCCTATCGGTGCAATATTGAAAACTTTAGGCACACAGTACTCAATAGCATCGTTTCCATAG